The following proteins come from a genomic window of Paenibacillus swuensis:
- a CDS encoding LysE family translocator has translation MIDIGSLAAFALVSLGMVCSPGPNMIYLISRSITQGKRAGIISLLGIVTGFLVYVVATVMGLSVLFKHVPVIYDTIKWAGTFYLLWLAWNAVKPGARSILEAQTLPVERPRRLYFTGLLTSLLNPKIAVLYVTLLPQFQSPEHGSFVLQTGLLGFTQITISFMVNLLIVLFAGQVAVWFGQRPFWLHIQRWFMATVLGGLALSMATDQRR, from the coding sequence ATGATCGACATAGGCAGCTTGGCCGCGTTTGCCCTCGTTTCCCTAGGCATGGTGTGCTCACCCGGACCGAATATGATTTACTTGATCTCCCGTTCCATCACCCAAGGCAAACGCGCAGGCATCATCTCTTTGCTGGGGATCGTCACCGGATTTCTGGTCTATGTCGTTGCTACGGTCATGGGATTGTCGGTGCTGTTCAAGCATGTACCTGTAATATACGATACGATCAAATGGGCAGGCACCTTCTACTTGTTGTGGTTAGCCTGGAATGCCGTGAAGCCCGGAGCACGCTCCATACTTGAGGCGCAGACTCTGCCGGTGGAGCGTCCCAGAAGGCTGTATTTCACTGGACTCCTCACCAGCTTGCTGAACCCCAAGATTGCTGTCCTTTACGTAACGCTGCTGCCGCAATTTCAAAGTCCGGAGCATGGATCCTTTGTGCTTCAAACGGGACTCTTGGGGTTCACTCAAATCACGATCAGTTTCATGGTCAATCTGCTGATTGTTCTGTTCGCGGGACAGGTGGCGGTGTGGTTCGGTCAGCGTCCGTTCTGGCTCCACATCCAACGCTGGTTCATGGCAACCGTCTTGGGCGGACTCGCGCTAAGCATGGCCACGGATCAGAGAAGGTAA
- a CDS encoding carbohydrate ABC transporter permease, whose product MGRRWQRISFGDAVFEGINHLVMLALCFITLYPIWYVLINSLNEGGDALRGGIYWWPRMFTLDNYIAVFRDNGIMLAMGVTVAKTVIGTALHVLFTAMVAYAFSRRELLGRKVYMGIGTITLFFGGGLIPTFLLFRDLGLLDTFWVYIIPVMFNFFHLLIFLAYFRDFPEGLEEAAKIDGANDLTVFYKIMLPISMPVVATIALFHGVYQWNDYFTGVIFINNNDLHPIQTFLYRIVTQAATSEIVDTTSIEKSMTMLSVKLATMVVTTLPIVVVYPFLQKYFVKGLMIGSMKG is encoded by the coding sequence ATGGGAAGACGATGGCAGCGAATATCATTCGGCGACGCGGTTTTCGAAGGCATCAATCACCTCGTCATGCTGGCGCTATGCTTCATTACCTTATATCCGATCTGGTACGTACTGATCAACTCGCTGAACGAAGGCGGGGATGCGTTAAGAGGAGGAATCTACTGGTGGCCGCGCATGTTTACCCTGGATAACTACATAGCTGTATTCCGGGATAACGGAATTATGCTCGCTATGGGTGTAACAGTGGCCAAAACCGTAATCGGCACAGCATTGCATGTACTATTCACGGCTATGGTCGCTTACGCCTTTTCCCGTCGAGAGCTCCTCGGCCGCAAGGTGTATATGGGGATAGGTACGATTACCTTGTTTTTCGGGGGCGGTTTAATCCCGACCTTCCTGCTCTTCCGGGATCTTGGCTTACTGGATACGTTCTGGGTATATATCATTCCGGTCATGTTCAACTTCTTTCATCTGCTGATTTTTCTGGCGTACTTCCGGGATTTTCCGGAAGGTTTAGAAGAAGCGGCAAAGATAGACGGGGCGAACGACCTGACCGTCTTTTACAAAATCATGCTGCCGATCTCCATGCCCGTCGTTGCTACCATCGCCTTGTTCCATGGTGTATATCAATGGAACGATTATTTCACGGGCGTCATCTTCATTAACAACAACGACTTGCATCCGATTCAGACGTTCCTGTACCGCATTGTCACGCAAGCAGCTACCTCGGAAATCGTGGATACAACAAGCATAGAGAAGTCCATGACGATGCTTTCCGTGAAGTTGGCCACCATGGTCGTTACGACGTTGCCGATTGTGGTTGTCTATCCTTTTTTGCAAAAATACTTTGTCAAAGGCTTAATGATCGGCTCCATGAAAGGGTAA
- the ctaG gene encoding cytochrome c oxidase assembly factor CtaG encodes MWGLDVFGYTALFSPFFMIFMLFIAASYWLLTGPQRNRFKDSVPVTKRQQTLFYTGLFLFYLVQGGPLDLMGHLMFTFHMLVMSISYIIVPPLILLGIPAWIWRPFLRKLGNPQNRALMHPIFTAVLFNTMFSFYHIPQVHDTIMTNYALHTAYYLALLVAAFMMWWHIMCPVPEYNRLTELRKMGYIFLNGLLLTPSCALIIFAGDPMYAVYNDPKVWADAMGYCVPGNPADLLKMFEGGPSTVFNLMSPLDDQQLGGTLMKLLQEAVFGVILAYVFRQWFKRENKEENITRNGQPI; translated from the coding sequence ATGTGGGGACTTGATGTGTTTGGCTATACGGCTTTATTCAGCCCTTTCTTTATGATCTTCATGCTATTCATTGCAGCAAGTTACTGGCTTCTGACCGGACCTCAGCGTAATCGCTTCAAGGATTCCGTGCCTGTCACGAAGAGGCAGCAAACGCTGTTTTATACAGGATTATTCTTGTTCTATCTCGTGCAAGGCGGTCCGCTGGATTTAATGGGACATTTGATGTTTACTTTTCATATGTTAGTGATGTCGATTTCTTACATTATCGTGCCTCCGTTAATCTTGCTGGGCATTCCGGCATGGATTTGGAGACCTTTCCTGCGTAAACTGGGAAATCCACAGAACCGTGCGCTAATGCACCCGATCTTTACGGCGGTATTATTCAATACGATGTTCTCGTTCTACCATATTCCGCAGGTGCATGATACGATTATGACGAATTATGCTTTACACACGGCGTATTACCTGGCGCTTCTCGTAGCCGCGTTCATGATGTGGTGGCATATTATGTGCCCGGTTCCGGAATATAACCGATTGACCGAGCTTCGGAAGATGGGCTATATTTTCCTGAACGGGTTGCTGTTGACCCCTTCATGCGCGCTGATTATTTTTGCCGGCGATCCTATGTACGCGGTGTACAACGATCCGAAGGTATGGGCGGACGCTATGGGATACTGTGTGCCTGGCAACCCGGCCGACTTGCTGAAGATGTTCGAAGGCGGGCCGTCCACGGTGTTTAACCTGATGTCGCCGCTGGACGATCAGCAACTGGGCGGTACGCTGATGAAATTGCTGCAAGAAGCGGTGTTTGGCGTTATTTTGGCCTATGTGTTCAGACAATGGTTCAAGCGTGAGAATAAGGAAGAGAACATCACCCGGAACGGACAACCTATTTAA
- a CDS encoding response regulator, producing MMRKLLIVDDEKQIRLGVEAMVQRALPGRFTTVMAADGEEALADHLAAPADIVITDIRMPGMDGLALIRKLQTSPRKPAVLILSGHDDFQYAKEAIRFEVKEYLLKPIKRDELVEAVRRTEAELLRGEETASRLQESDSVLEQLRASQLGNILMDEGMSPAKVLEICERIGLQDFAQGYHVGVLRHGEGDYRNLHYDALLSRMERFMRDGADEGACAVHLTDRDGNLVLIANDAEIYRKLAAGLQDQPFQRALIGISNRSADLGALRQSYLQAKTALKYGFLHPKAVMISYGSISGRPRQEDLPLENIRRIANMLGTHRDKQMRSLLLEVLDVAKMNTWDIEDLEAISTALNELVFDRVFHVYGEESVDILKMYKKVGNMYSCGTFHEYLHDVENLLMLLNEYINGLKSVHLDQKEMKKALEYIHANYNKELSMTMVSNHVSLNYTYFSQSFKSYTGENFVNYLKRIRILKAKELLQQTDDKVFEVGQKVGYDNPKQFARTFRELEGISPLEYRHKFF from the coding sequence ATGATGCGTAAACTGCTGATTGTAGACGATGAGAAACAGATTCGGCTGGGTGTGGAAGCGATGGTGCAGCGCGCGTTACCCGGACGATTCACCACGGTGATGGCGGCTGACGGTGAGGAAGCGCTGGCGGACCATCTGGCGGCGCCGGCGGATATCGTGATCACCGATATCCGGATGCCTGGGATGGACGGTCTCGCGCTGATTCGCAAGCTGCAGACGTCGCCAAGAAAGCCCGCCGTGCTGATCTTAAGCGGGCACGACGACTTTCAATACGCGAAGGAAGCGATCCGCTTCGAAGTGAAAGAGTATCTGCTCAAGCCTATTAAGCGCGATGAGCTGGTTGAAGCTGTTCGCCGCACCGAGGCGGAATTGTTGCGCGGAGAGGAGACGGCTTCCCGGCTTCAGGAAAGCGACAGCGTGCTGGAGCAGTTGCGCGCAAGTCAGCTGGGCAATATCCTGATGGATGAGGGGATGTCTCCGGCTAAGGTGCTTGAGATTTGTGAGCGCATCGGCCTGCAGGACTTCGCGCAAGGGTATCACGTCGGTGTGCTCAGGCACGGCGAGGGAGACTACCGAAACCTTCATTATGACGCGTTGTTGTCACGCATGGAACGGTTTATGAGGGACGGCGCGGATGAAGGCGCCTGTGCCGTGCATCTGACCGACCGGGACGGTAATCTCGTGCTCATCGCTAACGATGCGGAGATTTACCGGAAGCTGGCCGCCGGTCTGCAGGATCAGCCGTTTCAACGCGCCCTCATCGGGATCAGCAACCGCAGCGCGGATCTGGGCGCCCTCCGGCAGAGTTACCTTCAGGCTAAGACAGCGCTGAAATACGGCTTCCTTCATCCCAAGGCCGTGATGATTTCCTATGGAAGCATCAGCGGTAGGCCCAGGCAGGAGGATCTGCCGCTCGAGAATATCCGGCGCATTGCCAATATGCTCGGCACCCATCGGGATAAACAGATGCGGTCTTTGCTGCTCGAGGTGCTGGACGTCGCGAAGATGAACACATGGGACATTGAAGACCTGGAAGCGATCAGCACAGCGCTCAACGAGCTGGTGTTCGACCGGGTGTTTCACGTATACGGCGAGGAGTCCGTCGATATTCTGAAGATGTACAAGAAAGTCGGCAATATGTACAGCTGCGGTACGTTCCACGAATACTTACACGATGTTGAGAACCTGCTCATGCTGCTGAACGAGTATATTAACGGCCTGAAATCCGTGCATTTGGACCAGAAGGAAATGAAGAAAGCCTTGGAGTACATCCATGCCAACTACAATAAGGAACTCAGCATGACCATGGTGTCGAATCACGTCTCCTTGAACTATACGTATTTCAGCCAATCGTTCAAATCCTACACCGGGGAAAACTTCGTGAACTACCTGAAGCGGATTCGGATCCTCAAGGCGAAGGAACTGCTGCAACAGACGGATGACAAGGTATTTGAAGTGGGGCAAAAGGTAGGCTACGACAACCCGAAACAATTCGCCAGGACATTTCGTGAGTTAGAGGGGATCTCTCCGCTGGAGTACAGGCATAAATTTTTTTGA
- a CDS encoding alkaline phosphatase family protein, with the protein MTEKIMNFGTGNGKKVLLLVIDSLLTNALEQGRKLGLLPTFSYLIENGFMNPEMVSSFPTMSVAIDCTLLTGAYPDRHRVPGLIWYDKEEQRLINYGTGAKEIWQHGINQVLHSSIHELNRRHLSKEITTIYEDLAKHGATSGSINGIIYRGSSEHEMKFPWWMSLFTVLPKQLKVKGPEFLTFGSLLNPLKDRINLSDGPAVRMGFNDDFAVDSAQYLIQSSMLPDFLYVYMPDLDKPLHKSGPPGLELVVKADERLGRLMDAFGSREEALEQAVFVVMGDSGVSQIRSGKKQAIVRLDQTLRAYKLHRTGGKVRAETELVLAVNETMAYLYKLKVEMPWEDVAKPLLSEERIGFVAWRDGEWIRALSTGTESAKLSYRKGGELTDGYGQSWTLEGYPGVLDVRIAQGRITYDAYPDGLRRLQAALHSHAVDYLVISAKPGYELADRYSPSHVGGGAHGSLHKEDTLIPFIVCGSELRPETNRIVDLKHYLMKLTLSRNPLNLP; encoded by the coding sequence ATGACGGAAAAAATCATGAATTTCGGTACGGGTAACGGCAAAAAAGTGCTCCTCCTCGTCATCGACTCCCTTCTGACGAATGCTTTAGAGCAAGGACGAAAGCTGGGGCTCCTTCCCACATTCTCCTATCTGATAGAGAACGGATTTATGAATCCCGAGATGGTCAGCTCGTTCCCCACGATGTCCGTGGCGATTGACTGCACGCTGCTCACCGGCGCATACCCGGATCGTCACCGAGTTCCGGGGCTGATCTGGTACGACAAGGAAGAACAGCGCCTCATCAACTACGGCACCGGAGCGAAGGAGATCTGGCAGCACGGAATTAATCAGGTGTTACATAGCTCTATCCATGAGTTGAACAGGCGCCACCTGAGCAAGGAAATCACGACCATCTACGAAGATTTGGCGAAGCACGGTGCTACATCCGGTTCCATCAACGGCATCATCTACAGGGGATCATCCGAGCATGAGATGAAGTTTCCTTGGTGGATGAGCCTCTTCACTGTGCTGCCGAAGCAATTGAAGGTGAAGGGGCCGGAGTTTCTCACGTTCGGATCTCTCCTGAATCCGCTGAAGGATCGAATTAACTTATCCGACGGCCCTGCGGTTCGAATGGGCTTTAATGACGATTTTGCGGTGGATAGCGCCCAATATCTGATACAGAGCAGCATGCTGCCGGATTTCCTGTATGTTTACATGCCCGATTTGGACAAGCCATTGCATAAGAGTGGACCACCGGGACTGGAACTGGTCGTGAAAGCGGATGAGCGGTTGGGGCGGTTGATGGATGCTTTTGGCTCGCGGGAGGAGGCTTTGGAGCAGGCGGTTTTCGTTGTGATGGGGGACAGCGGGGTGTCGCAGATTCGGTCGGGGAAGAAGCAAGCCATCGTACGGCTGGACCAAACATTGCGCGCATACAAGCTGCATCGAACCGGAGGCAAGGTGCGGGCGGAGACCGAACTGGTGCTGGCCGTCAATGAAACGATGGCCTATCTATATAAGTTGAAAGTCGAAATGCCTTGGGAAGACGTCGCGAAACCGCTGCTCTCAGAAGAGCGAATCGGCTTCGTCGCTTGGCGGGACGGCGAATGGATTCGCGCTTTATCCACCGGTACGGAAAGTGCCAAGCTAAGCTACAGAAAAGGCGGCGAATTGACCGATGGCTACGGGCAGTCCTGGACATTGGAGGGCTATCCGGGCGTGCTCGATGTCCGAATCGCCCAAGGCCGCATCACTTACGACGCCTACCCGGATGGATTGCGCAGGCTGCAAGCGGCGCTGCATTCCCATGCGGTTGATTATTTGGTCATTTCCGCAAAGCCCGGCTATGAACTGGCGGATCGCTATTCTCCGTCGCATGTCGGAGGAGGTGCCCACGGCTCCCTGCACAAGGAGGATACGCTGATTCCTTTCATCGTCTGCGGGAGTGAGCTGCGGCCGGAGACGAATCGGATCGTCGACTTGAAGCATTATCTCATGAAGCTGACACTTTCCCGTAACCCTTTAAACCTTCCTTAA
- a CDS encoding pirin family protein gives MIQLYPASSRHSGDLGWLQSNFSFSFGDYYDPDNIGFGPLRVFNDDIIHGGKGFGAHPHREMEIVSVVLKGHLKHEDSEGNTVTTTFGEVQRMTAGTGIIHSEVNPGEEEVHIMQIWFTPDQRELAPSYEATRYDIAKAQNALLPIVSKQSGEGIAHIHQDLTMYISELTPGSSLDFKQEPNRRIYISVIEGELKLGSGEVLARRDAARITETSELQITAEQASMFLLIDLP, from the coding sequence ATGATTCAGCTGTATCCCGCATCATCACGGCACTCAGGGGATTTGGGTTGGTTGCAGAGTAATTTCAGTTTTTCGTTCGGAGACTATTATGATCCAGACAACATCGGGTTCGGGCCGCTTCGCGTATTTAATGACGATATTATTCACGGCGGCAAAGGCTTCGGCGCGCATCCGCACCGCGAGATGGAGATCGTCTCCGTTGTGCTGAAGGGTCACCTGAAGCATGAAGACAGCGAAGGCAACACGGTCACGACGACGTTCGGTGAAGTGCAGCGCATGACGGCAGGCACGGGCATTATTCATTCCGAGGTCAACCCGGGCGAAGAAGAAGTGCACATCATGCAAATCTGGTTTACCCCGGATCAGCGTGAGCTTGCCCCTTCCTATGAAGCTACCCGATACGATATAGCCAAAGCGCAGAATGCGTTGTTGCCAATCGTCTCCAAACAATCCGGCGAGGGCATCGCGCATATTCATCAGGATTTGACGATGTATATTTCGGAATTAACGCCGGGGTCATCGCTTGATTTCAAGCAGGAGCCGAACCGACGCATCTATATCTCGGTCATTGAAGGCGAGCTCAAGCTGGGCAGCGGCGAAGTTCTGGCCAGACGCGACGCTGCCAGAATCACAGAGACGTCAGAGCTTCAGATTACGGCAGAACAGGCGTCGATGTTTCTTTTGATCGATCTGCCTTAA
- a CDS encoding DUF420 domain-containing protein produces MFQILPFISTSFIVISAILVAIGWVLIIKGNREAHKRVMQLGALAALIFFIMYLLRVFILGSTPYAGPDWLKPYYLVFLLFHIVLATTAGVFGIVTLVLGYKEKYAKHRKIGRFTSIIWFITAITGLSVYLILYIIYPTEHKKSLIDAIFGM; encoded by the coding sequence TTGTTTCAAATTCTACCCTTCATATCCACCTCCTTTATTGTGATCAGTGCGATTCTTGTCGCGATTGGTTGGGTGTTAATCATTAAAGGCAATCGGGAAGCCCACAAACGTGTTATGCAGCTGGGTGCGTTAGCGGCGTTAATCTTCTTCATCATGTATTTGCTTCGCGTGTTTATTCTGGGTAGTACGCCTTACGCGGGCCCGGATTGGTTGAAGCCTTATTATCTGGTGTTCCTGTTGTTCCACATCGTGCTGGCCACGACCGCGGGGGTGTTCGGAATCGTTACGTTGGTGCTCGGCTATAAAGAGAAGTACGCCAAACATCGAAAAATCGGCCGATTTACCTCGATTATCTGGTTTATTACCGCGATCACGGGGCTGTCGGTTTATCTGATTCTGTACATTATCTATCCGACGGAGCATAAGAAGTCTTTGATTGACGCGATTTTTGGGATGTAA
- a CDS encoding cache domain-containing sensor histidine kinase: protein MKIQLREHRVRFQHLLDRLPIQTRLIIAYLLILLLPTVLFSSYFFNEFYASRIQAIIQENRTFMEIEKINIRNNMESMERTAQLVLSDRDTQEYLNANREWTAEQLIQMDEEIVPNLLRLQYNNPDIDHIRMYTSNPYVYEIWPLFLHENRVTNAAWYRELQKREGIQYWVFANKAVDLITGKSGEVGPKISLYRDILSSTGMKAGAVQVDMTLEHFFPKSFSGVAGNPSQTVILDRFGEAYTQSGNRFLSEAGVETKKLLRTYANNRSTEIGSRHFMDGDVPYLIVYTYLDTLEANMIGVVSLEDVFTDIYDTRNNIILVMLIMVAVLSVTTYFFNSLILKKLRILTESMKKIHRGDFNLDITIKGSGEIGELAFHFRKMLKRINTFLVEEVNKKAATKEAELKTLRSQIDSHFLYNTLENIKMMAEIEGQYSVSDALTSLGGMMRYNLSWSSEYVRLKDELDHITNYVAIMNVRFDNAIELIMEIEPAYYEQEMLKMSMQPLVENAVKHGVPLHRLDREGLRITIRAAASPEGMVIEITDNGAGIQPAALAALNERIATEEPEPSEPRGGSLTEGSGIGLRNVNQRIRIFYGKDYGIVVLSETGQSTTVRMTVPLLLLSGGLQDDA, encoded by the coding sequence ATGAAGATTCAACTAAGGGAACACCGGGTGCGGTTTCAACACCTGTTAGACCGTTTACCAATTCAGACCCGGCTGATTATCGCCTATCTGCTTATCCTGTTACTTCCTACAGTATTGTTCTCGAGCTATTTCTTTAATGAATTTTATGCTAGTCGAATCCAAGCCATCATCCAGGAAAATCGTACGTTTATGGAGATTGAGAAGATTAATATCCGCAACAATATGGAATCGATGGAACGCACGGCGCAGCTGGTGCTATCCGATCGAGATACGCAGGAATACCTGAACGCGAATCGGGAGTGGACAGCCGAGCAATTGATCCAGATGGACGAAGAAATCGTTCCTAATCTCCTGCGTCTGCAGTACAACAATCCGGATATCGATCATATCCGGATGTATACGAGCAATCCTTATGTATACGAGATCTGGCCGTTATTCCTGCATGAGAACAGGGTTACGAATGCTGCATGGTACCGCGAACTGCAGAAACGAGAAGGAATACAGTATTGGGTGTTCGCAAACAAGGCTGTGGATCTGATTACCGGCAAGAGCGGAGAAGTCGGCCCTAAGATTTCATTGTATAGAGATATTCTCTCTTCCACCGGGATGAAAGCGGGCGCGGTTCAGGTTGATATGACATTGGAACATTTTTTCCCCAAGTCGTTCTCGGGAGTCGCGGGCAACCCGTCGCAGACGGTGATTCTGGATCGGTTCGGGGAAGCTTATACCCAATCTGGTAACCGCTTTCTTAGCGAAGCCGGTGTGGAAACCAAGAAGCTGCTCCGGACCTATGCTAACAACCGCAGCACGGAAATCGGCAGCAGACATTTCATGGACGGAGACGTGCCCTATCTTATCGTTTACACTTATCTGGACACGCTGGAAGCGAATATGATCGGCGTCGTCTCGCTGGAGGACGTGTTCACGGACATCTACGACACCCGTAACAATATCATTCTTGTGATGTTGATTATGGTGGCGGTATTGTCGGTGACGACCTATTTCTTTAACTCCCTTATCCTCAAAAAATTGCGAATTCTCACCGAATCCATGAAGAAAATACACCGGGGGGATTTCAATTTGGACATTACGATCAAGGGGAGCGGGGAGATTGGGGAGTTAGCCTTCCATTTCCGCAAAATGCTCAAGCGAATCAACACGTTCCTTGTCGAAGAGGTGAACAAGAAGGCCGCCACGAAGGAGGCCGAGCTCAAGACGCTCCGCAGTCAGATTGATTCTCACTTCCTGTACAATACGCTGGAGAATATTAAGATGATGGCCGAAATTGAGGGTCAATACAGTGTGTCGGACGCGCTGACCTCGCTCGGCGGCATGATGCGCTATAATCTCAGCTGGTCCAGCGAGTATGTACGGCTGAAGGATGAACTTGACCATATCACGAACTATGTCGCCATCATGAATGTACGCTTCGACAATGCTATAGAGTTGATTATGGAAATTGAACCGGCCTATTACGAACAGGAGATGCTGAAGATGTCCATGCAGCCTCTGGTCGAAAACGCCGTGAAACACGGCGTGCCCCTTCACCGTCTGGACCGGGAGGGATTGCGGATTACGATTCGGGCCGCAGCCTCGCCGGAAGGGATGGTGATTGAGATTACCGATAACGGAGCAGGTATTCAGCCGGCGGCATTGGCCGCGCTTAACGAACGAATCGCGACGGAAGAGCCGGAACCTTCCGAACCTCGCGGCGGTTCGCTCACCGAGGGAAGCGGCATCGGACTGCGCAACGTGAACCAGCGCATCCGCATCTTTTATGGCAAAGACTACGGTATCGTTGTACTGAGCGAGACAGGGCAATCTACAACGGTTCGTATGACCGTACCGCTACTACTATTATCCGGAGGACTGCAGGATGATGCGTAA
- a CDS encoding cytochrome C oxidase subunit IV family protein, with translation MSAPQQTTEQDGRRRRAHEGPRNHYIAFIFSLVLTLIAFAAVMAGEMNRKFVIAILLTMAALQVIMQLAYWMHMKDRGHLFPIIGLLFGGFVASSMVVMALYWAFW, from the coding sequence ATGTCTGCACCTCAACAAACGACGGAGCAAGACGGCAGAAGACGCCGCGCTCATGAAGGCCCGAGAAACCATTACATCGCGTTTATCTTTTCCCTGGTATTAACACTGATCGCTTTCGCGGCGGTTATGGCAGGCGAGATGAACCGTAAATTCGTTATCGCCATCTTGCTAACGATGGCTGCCTTGCAGGTCATTATGCAGTTAGCTTACTGGATGCATATGAAAGATCGCGGACATCTGTTCCCGATTATCGGTCTGCTGTTCGGCGGTTTCGTCGCAAGTTCCATGGTGGTCATGGCACTGTACTGGGCTTTCTGGTAA
- a CDS encoding extracellular solute-binding protein, translating into MTKNGMRKTWLVVLMLMIAFTTACSNGGNGENTNGNVGQAAANSEGNAAGNGNAAAAPEGNTVDAANAEPGWKEDTSPITLDWYVNFSWASKDWGKTVVTKYITKKTGVNLKMIIPAGNEIEKLNTMIASGKLPDLLTISWSEDVVKQLIDSGMVLPLNELAKEYDPYFFKVTDPAKLAWYTQEDGNVYGLPNYSVSPMDYKKYGDTYTSNQTFIVRKDMYEALGKPDMRTPEGFLGALKAAKEKYPKVNGQPLIPLGLTEFHDKGSYSMMNGDKLDSLLQNFLAIPMAKDGKVYDRTTDPEFIKWMKVFRQANEEGLLSKEVFIDKRQQMDEKFTQGRYFASLYQANDMAGQNEEIYRNDKNRVYIAVDGPANAEMTPPTLYGPGISGWTLTLISKNVKNKERAIKFLSYLVSEEGQRDFYLGEKGVTYDTIDGKDQILPKLLEEKKKSEEAYFTKYGLEGASWLGDSNILQQWQPPSKDPVKQPRDWTKGKLVDFSAFELTMPGGMTPEGVKANKISLLWGDTLPKLMLAKTEADFDKLWDTFIKKRDSLGFKEVEEYRQKRYEENLKKLEKFSE; encoded by the coding sequence ATGACAAAGAATGGCATGCGCAAGACCTGGCTGGTTGTACTGATGCTGATGATTGCATTTACAACGGCTTGCTCGAATGGCGGCAACGGGGAGAACACGAACGGTAATGTCGGTCAAGCGGCTGCGAACAGTGAAGGGAATGCCGCCGGCAACGGCAATGCGGCTGCTGCTCCCGAAGGCAACACCGTAGATGCGGCCAATGCCGAACCGGGTTGGAAGGAAGATACGTCGCCGATCACCCTGGACTGGTATGTGAATTTCTCCTGGGCCTCGAAGGACTGGGGCAAGACGGTGGTAACCAAGTATATTACGAAGAAAACCGGCGTGAACCTCAAGATGATCATTCCGGCCGGCAATGAGATCGAGAAGCTGAACACGATGATCGCTTCCGGCAAGCTGCCGGACCTGCTGACCATTTCATGGTCGGAAGATGTGGTGAAACAATTAATCGACAGCGGCATGGTGCTTCCGCTGAACGAACTGGCTAAGGAATATGACCCCTATTTCTTCAAGGTGACGGATCCGGCGAAGCTCGCTTGGTACACCCAAGAGGACGGCAACGTTTACGGTTTGCCGAATTATTCGGTATCGCCGATGGATTATAAGAAATACGGCGACACGTATACATCAAACCAGACGTTTATTGTGCGCAAGGATATGTACGAAGCGCTCGGCAAACCGGATATGCGCACACCCGAAGGATTCTTAGGCGCTCTAAAGGCAGCCAAGGAAAAGTACCCGAAGGTGAACGGTCAGCCGTTGATCCCGCTTGGTTTGACAGAGTTTCATGACAAGGGCAGCTACTCCATGATGAACGGTGACAAACTGGATTCGCTGCTTCAGAACTTCCTCGCGATTCCGATGGCGAAGGACGGCAAGGTGTACGATCGCACAACCGATCCGGAGTTCATCAAGTGGATGAAGGTGTTCCGCCAAGCGAATGAAGAAGGTCTGCTTTCCAAAGAGGTATTCATCGACAAGCGCCAACAGATGGATGAAAAATTTACGCAGGGCCGCTACTTCGCCTCCTTGTATCAAGCGAATGATATGGCGGGCCAGAACGAAGAAATCTACCGCAATGACAAGAACCGCGTGTATATCGCTGTGGACGGACCGGCCAATGCCGAGATGACACCGCCGACACTCTACGGACCGGGCATCTCCGGATGGACACTTACGCTCATTTCCAAAAATGTAAAGAATAAAGAGCGCGCAATCAAGTTCCTGAGTTACCTGGTCAGCGAAGAAGGGCAACGGGATTTCTATCTGGGCGAGAAAGGTGTCACTTACGATACCATCGACGGCAAAGATCAGATTCTACCTAAGCTTCTGGAAGAGAAGAAGAAAAGCGAAGAGGCCTACTTTACGAAATACGGCCTGGAAGGCGCATCCTGGCTTGGAGACAGTAATATTCTGCAACAGTGGCAACCGCCTTCCAAAGATCCGGTAAAGCAACCGCGGGATTGGACCAAGGGCAAGCTGGTGGACTTCTCCGCATTCGAGCTGACGATGCCGGGCGGCATGACGCCGGAAGGCGTCAAGGCGAACAAGATTTCCCTGTTATGGGGAGACACGCTGCCAAAGCTGATGCTGGCCAAGACCGAAGCCGACTTCGACAAGCTCTGGGATACATTCATCAAGAAGCGCGACAGCCTGGGCTTTAAAGAAGTCGAGGAATACCGCCAGAAGCGGTATGAAGAGAACCTGAAGAAGCTGGAGAAATTCTCTGAATAA